Proteins encoded in a region of the Canis lupus dingo isolate Sandy chromosome 17, ASM325472v2, whole genome shotgun sequence genome:
- the LOC125752760 gene encoding filaggrin-2-like isoform X18 translates to MTDLLRSVVTVIDVFYKYTKQDGECGTLSKDELKELLEKEFRPILKNPDDPDTVDVIMHMLDRDHDRRLDFTEFLLMVFKLAMACNKVLSKEYCKASGSKKHRRGHRHQKEESETEEEEEDTQGRKSGYRHSSWSEGEEHGYGSEGLRGSVKHRHGSNSRRLGRQGGLSSSGNQEQLEKRRHGSSSGHSWSSGKERHGSSSGELEERRNKSYVSPSRESEKEYESGSESKSGRRKGHSSLSHGLDASGHKSNSTQSRKSGGQKLGSSSRGSGDKGSQNYACGSSNSGGCGKPQNASSSCQEGRFGGQGNQSSCTQSGYQSGSSGGQDHGCISGGQSSGYCEHEPRSCSQSSSQRKYGSRACGQTQNGGRQQRTGSNQSCCCEQYGSETSQSSSYGQHGSGSCGHFSNSHQKGSGSNGFSKCGQYGSGSGQSSSFGQHESGSGQSSGCGHGSGSCQSSGFGQHGSGSGQSSGLCQHGSGSGQSSGFGQHGSGSGQSSGCGHGSGSCQSSGFGQHGSGSGQYSGLGQHVSSSAQSSGFGQHGSGSGQYSGLGQHGSGSGQSSGFGQHGSGSGQSSGFGQHGSGSGRSSGFGQHGSSSGQSSGFGQHGSGSGQSSSFGQHGSGTGQSSGFSSGFGQNCSGSEMSSSSGQSSGFGQCGSGSGQSSGFGQHGSGTHQTSSSGQHRYSSGQSSSFGFGSSTHQSPSFGTGSGHLLGSGQESTARQSSYGQHGSGSGQSSTFGNGSCSGNSSKPDQHESSSRKSSSKNQRDFSSIQSSGCDNQQTRVGGQECYETSSGKGSQQCRKSKSDSAKSQRRETAKGRQGTTHGQSEDTSGYAQSGHGQTSRTESSITSRSSVGESSDNQGHSGVPQVHTGSPQDHSGSQHRESESTVKGRQGTTHRQSGDLIGHAQSGHGQATRTQTSRTGRRESSGSESSDTERHSGVPQAHTGFPQGHSGSQHGESGSSVQGRHGSTHGHSGDTSGHAHADHEQATRTQSSRIDRRESSGSEYSDTENHSHVPQTHTGSPHTHAGSQHPESGSSLQRRQGTTHGQSRDTTAHAQSGHGQASRTQSSRSRRSESTVSESSDYQGHSGAPQAHTGSSHGQVGSQHPELGSTVKGRQGTPHGQSGDTSRYAHSGHGQATRTQSSRTGRRESGGSESSDTERHSGVPQAHTGSPQSHSGSQHGESGSSVQGRQGTTQRQSGDAGGHVHSGQGQATRTQSSRSGRRESSGSESSDTENHLGVPETHTGSPHGQAESQHGESGSSVQRRQGTTHGQSGDTTTNAQSGHGKASRSQPTRTSGGSSVSESSDSQGHSGVRQSHSGSPHGQAGSQHPELGSTVKGRQGTPHGQSGDTSRHAHSGHGQATKTQSSRFGRRESSVTESSDTENDSGVSQTHTGSPHTHAGSQHPESGSSLQRRQGTTHGQSRDTTAHAQSGHGQASRTQSSRSRRSESTVSESSDYQGHSGAPQAHTGSSHGQVGSQHPELGSTVKGRQGTPHGQSGDTSRYAHSGHGQASRTQSSRTGRRESGGSESSDTERHSGIPHTHTESPRTHAGSQHPESGSSLQGRKETAHRQSGDTTRHAHSGHGQATRTQSSRTGRRETSGSESSDTERHSGVPQAHSGSSRGQAGSQHGESGSSVQGRQGTTHGQSGDTTTHAQSGHGQATRTQSSRTRRRGSTVSESSDTHEHLGVPQAHIGSPQSHSGSQHGESGSSVQGRQGTTHRQSGDTGGHVHSGHGEATRTQSSRTGRRESTVSESSDSQGHSGAPQAHTGSPHGQAGSQHPELGSTVKGRQGTHYGQSEDFSAHAHAGHGQATGTLSSRTGRRESGGSESSDTERHSGIPQTHTESPRTHAGSQHPESGSSLHGRKETAHRQSGDTTRHAHSGHGQATRTQSSRTGRRETSGSESSDTERHSGVPQAHTGSPQSHSGSQHGESGSSVQGRQGTTHRQSGDTGGHVHSGHGEATRTQSSRTGRRESTVSESSDSQGHSGAPQAHTGSPHGQAGSQHPELGSTVKGRQGTHYGQSEDFSAHAHAGHGQATGTLSSRTGRRESGGSESSDTERHSGIPQTHTESPRTHAGSQHPESGSSLQGRKETAHRQSGDTTRYAHSGHGQATRTQSSRTGRRETSGSESSDTERHSGVPQAHSGSPRGQAGSQHGESGSSAQGRQGTTHGQSGDTTTHTESGHGQATRTQSSRTRRRGSTVSESNDTQGHLKVPNAHAGSPQGHSESQHGELGSTVKGRQGTTHRLSGDTSGHAQSGHGQATRTQSSRTRRRGYSGSESSDTQGHSGVPQVHSGSPHGQAGSQHGESDSTTKERQEYTHKHSEDTSGHAESVHGQATRTQSSRARRRGSTLSESSDTQGYSGAPQIHSGSLHGQVGSEHPESESTIKRRQVTTNRQSEDTTGNPYSGHGQATRTESSRSKRKGFSGTESSDTERHSGVPLTHTGSPHGHTGSLHGELGSTIRRRQGSTHGHSRGNSGHSGSSHTQSHDTHRLSKDNISKQSHSIHHQSRVSHSQSQHSGKQRHGSDQGWKHGSYGSAEYDYGQSGYGPSGGSRTSSRNSSPLRSLDRAENNQVSTHGQSFSRPDHTGSKAIEIIGRQRSSHGQSIDSHNKSGSSVNRRQGSFHGHSIVSHESSIDTHVQFGREGSTTRRQSSNHSVSSHGQFISARSHPESNSTLRQDFHSDNKEHSEDWGKQIHEPSGSRHGQSEFNIISIHRSNQQHLADTTSHEQVRYNTCLVRQGSSNRKSGDIQGQSGFSTNESRVDSHDQSSDSYGKSSNSRSQGIIFSHSHDSQDPAGIEEYGPTMWSGDRQKQGPESSLFRSTRIYSQNVDDKQTRNTEARGCHKRERTDSGSCYLDSNTPLYEYVQEQRCYYIE, encoded by the exons ATGACCGATCTCTTGAGAAGTGTTGTCACAGTCATTGATGTTTTCTACAAATATACCAAGCAAGATGGAGAGTGTGGCACACTGAGCAAGGATGAGCTAAAGGAACTTCTGGAAAAAGAGTTTCGTCCAATTCTGAAG AACCCAGATGATCCAGACACAGTGGATGTTATCATGCACATGCTAGATCGAGATCATGACCGAAGACTGGACTTTACTGAGTTTCTTCTGATGGTATTCAAGCTGGCTATGGCCTGCAACAAGGTTCTCAGCAAGGAATACTGCAAAGCTTCAGGGTCAAAGAAGCATAGGCGTGGTCATCGACaccaaaaggaagaaagtgaaacagaagaggaagaagaagatacACAGGGACGGAAATCAGGTTACAGACATTCAAGTTGGAGTGAGGGAGAGGAGCATGGATATGGTTCTGAGGGCTTAAGGGGAAGTGTGAAACATAGACATGGATCAAACTCCAGGAGGCTGGGAAGGCAAGGTGGTTTATCTAGCTCTGGAAACCAAGAGCAACTTGAGAAAAGACGCCATGGGTCTAGCTCTGGTCATTCATGGAGTAGTGGCAAAGAAAGACATGGCTCCAGCTCTGGAGAActggaggaaagaagaaacaagtcATATGTTAGCCCCTCTAGGGAATCTGAGAAGGAATATGAATCTGGATCTGAATCAAAGAGTGGGAGAAGGAAAGGTCATAGCAGTCTATCACATGGATTGGATGCTAGTGGGCACAAATCAAACTCTACTCAGTCAAGAAAGAGTGGAGGACAAAAGCTTGGATCTAGCTCTAGAGGTTCAGGAGACAAGGGAAGCCAAAACTATGCATGTGGTTCCAGCAATTCAGGTGGGTGTGGAAAGCCACAAAATGCTTCTAGTTCTTGTCAGGAAGGTAGATTTGGAGGGCAAGGAAATCAATCTAGCTGTACCCAATCAGGTTATCAATCAGGAAGTAGTGGAGGACAAGATCATGGATGTATTTCAGGAGGTCAGTCCTCTGGATATTGTGAACATGAGCCTAGATCCTGTAGCCAGTCTTCTAGTCAGAGAAAATATGGATCTAGAGCATGTGGTCAAACACAGAATGGTGGAAGACAACAGAGAACAGGTTCAAATCAGTCCTGTTGCTGTGAACAATATGGGTCTGAAACAAGTCAGTCTTCTAGTTATGGTCAACATGGATCTGGTTCTTGTGGACACTTTTCAAACTCTCATCAAAAAGGGTCTGGTTCAAATGGATTTTCTAAATGTGGACAATATGGGTCTGGCTCTGGGCAGTCCTCTAGCTTTGGACAACATGAGTCAGGCTCAGGTCAATCCTCTGGCTGTGGACATGGCTCTGGCTCATGTCAGTCCTCTGGCTTTGGCCAGCATGGGTCTGGCTCAGGTCAATCCTCTGGTTTATGTCAACATGGGTCTGGCTCAGGACAGTCCTCTGGCTTTGGACAACATGGGTCTGGCTCAGGTCAATCCTCTGGCTGTGGACATGGCTCTGGCTCATGTCAGTCCTCTGGCTTTGGCCAGCATGGGTCTGGCTCAGGTCAATACTCTGGTTTAGGTCAGCATGTATCTAGCTCAGCACAGTCCTCTGGCTTTGGACAACATGGGTCTGGTTCAGGTCAGTACTCTGGTTTAGGTCAGCATGGGTCTGGCTCAGGGCAGTCCTCTGGCTTTGGACAACATGGGTCTGGCTCAGGTCAGTCCTCTGGTTTTGGCCAGCATGGGTCTGGCTCAGGACGGTCCTCTGGCTTTGGACAACATGGGTCTAGCTCAGGTCAGTCCTCTGGCTTTGGACAACATGGGTCTGGCTCAGGTCAGTCTTCCAGTTTTGGTCAGCATGGGTCAGGCACTGGACAGTCCTCTGGTTTTTCCTCTGGTTTTGGACAAAATTGCTCTGGCTCAGAAATGTCTTCCAGTTCAGGACAGTCCTCTGGCTTTGGACAATGTGGGTCTGGCTCAGGACAGTCCTCTGGTTTTGGACAACATGGGTCTGGTACCCATCAAACTTCTAGCTCAGGACAACATAGATATAGCTCAGGTCAATCCTCCAGCTTTGGATTTGGATCTAGCACACATCAGTCCCCTAGTTTTGGGACTGGCTCAGGTCATTTGTTGGGCTCTGGACAAGAATCTACAGCACGTCAGTCTAGCTATGGTCAACATGGTTCCGGTTCAGGGCAATCCTCAACTTTTGGCAATGGATCTTGCTCAGGCAACTCCTCTAAACCAGATCAACATGAATCTAGCTCAAGAAAGTCATCTAGTAAAAATCAACGTGATTTTAGCTCAATTCAATCCTCTGGCTGTGACAATCAACAAACTAGGGTAGGTGGACAGGAATGCTATGAGACTAGTTCAGGAAAAGGGAGTCAACAATGTAGAAAGTCAAAATCAGATTCAGCTAAaagtcagagaagagaaacagctaAAGGAAGACAGGGAACAACTCATGGACAGTCAGAAGACACCAGTGGATATGCTCAGTCTGGTCATGGACAAACCTCCAGGACAGAATCCAGTATAACTAGTAGGAGTAGTGTTGGAGAGTCAAGTGACAATCAAGGGCACTCAGGAGTCCCACAGGTACACACAGGATCCCCTCAAGATCATTCCGGATCTCAACATAGAGAGTCAGAATCAACGGTTAAAGGGAGACAGGGAACTACCCATAGACAGTCAGGAGATCTAATTGGACATGCCCAGTCAGGTCATGGACAAGCCACCAGGACACAAACCAGTAGGACTGGTAGAAGGGAATCTAGTGGCAGTGAGTCCAGTGACACTGAAAGGCACTCAGGAGtcccacaggcacacacaggaTTCCCTCAAGGTCATTCTGGATCTCAACATGGAGAGTCAGGATCCTCAGTACAAGGGAGACATGGAAGTACTCATGGACACTCAGGAGATACCAGTGGACATGCCCATGCTGACCATGAACAAGCCACCAGGACACAATCCAGTAGGATTGATAGAAGGGAATCCAGTGGCAGTGAGTACAGTGACACTGAAAACCACTCACATgtcccacagacacacacaggatCCCCACATACTCACGCTGGTTCTCAACATCCAGAGTCAGGATCCTCACTACAAAGGAGACAAGGAACAACTCATGGACAATCAAGAGACACCACTGCACATGCCCAGTCTGGTCATGGACAAGCCAGCAGGACACAATCCAGTAGGAGTAGAAGAAGTGAGTCTACTGTCAGTGAGTCCAGTGACTATCAGGGGCACTCAGGAGccccacaggcacacacaggtTCCTCTCACGGTCAGGTTGGATCTCAACATCCAGAACTGGGTTCCACAGTTAAAGGGAGACAGGGAACTCCTCATGGACAGTCTGGAGACACCAGTAGATATGCCCACTCTGGCCATGGACAAGCCACCAGGACACAATCCAGTAGGACTGGTAGAAGGGAATCTGGTGGCAGTGAGTCCAGTGACACTGAAaggcactcag GAGtcccacaggcacacacaggaTCCCCTCAAAGTCATTCTGGATCTCAACATGGAGAGTCGGGATCCTCAGTACAAGGGAGACAGGGAACTACCCAGAGGCAGTCAGGAGATGCAGGTGGACATGTCCACTCTGGCCAAGGACAAGCCACCAGGACACAATCCAGCAGATCTGGTAGAAGGGAATCTAGTGGCAGTGAGTCCAGTGACACTGAAAatcacctaggtgtcccagagacacacacaggatcTCCTCATGGCCAGGCTGAATCTCAACATGGCGAATCGGGATCCTCAGTACAAAGGAGACAGGGAACTACTCATGGACAATCAGGAGACACCACTACAAATGCCCAGTCTGGTCATGGAAAAGCCAGCAGGTCACAGCCCACTAGGACTAGTGGAGGATCTAGTGTCAGTGAGTCCAGTGACTCTCAGGGGCACTCAGGAGTCCGACAGTCACACTCAGGTTCCCCCCATGGCCAGGCTGGATCTCAACATCCAGAACTGGGTTCCACAGTTAAAGGGAGACAGGGAACTCCTCATGGACAGTCCGGAGACACCAGTAGACATGCCCACTCTGGCCATGGACAAGCCACAAAGACACAATCCAGCAGGTTTGGTAGAAGGGAATCTAGTGTCACTGAGTCCAGTGACACTGAAAACGACTCAGGtgtctcacagacacacacaggatCCCCGCATACTCACGCTGGTTCTCAACATCCAGAGTCAGGATCCTCACTACAAAGGAGACAAGGAACAACTCATGGACAATCAAGAGACACCACTGCACATGCCCAGTCTGGTCATGGACAAGCCAGCAGGACACAATCCAGTAGGAGTAGAAGAAGTGAGTCTACTGTCAGTGAGTCCAGTGACTATCAGGGGCACTCAGGAGccccacaggcacacacaggtTCCTCTCATGGTCAGGTTGGATCTCAACATCCAGAACTGGGTTCCACAGTTAAAGGGAGACAGGGAACTCCTCATGGACAGTCTGGAGACACCAGTAGATATGCCCACTCTGGCCATGGACAAGCCAGCAGGACACAATCCAGTAGGACTGGTAGAAGGGAATCTGGTGGCAGTGAGTCCAGTGACACTGAAAGGCACTCAGgaatcccacacacacacacagaatcccCACGTACTCACGCTGGATCTCAACATCCAGAGTCAGGATCCTCACTACAAGGGAGAAAGGAAACTGCTCATAGACAGTCAGGAGACACTACTAGACATGCGCACTCTGGCCATGGACAAGCCACCAGGACACAATCCAGTAGGACTGGTAGAAGGGAAACTAGTGGCAGTGAGTCCAGTGACACTGAAaggcactcaggtgtcccacaggCACACTCAGGATCCTCTCGTGGTCAGGCTGGATCTCAACATGGAGAGTCAGGGTCCTCAGTACAAGGAAGACAGGGAACTACTCATGGACAGTCAGGAGACACCACTACACATGCCCAGTCTGGTCATGGACAAGCCACCAGAACACAATCCAGTAGGACTAGAAGAAGGGGATCTACTGTCAGTGAGTCCAGTGACACTCATGAGCACCTAGGAGTCCCACAGGCACACATAGGATCCCCTCAAAGTCATTCTGGATCTCAACATGGAGAGTCGGGATCCTCAGTACAAGGGAGACAGGGAACTACCCATAGACAGTCAGGAGATACAGGTGGACATGTCCACTCTGGCCATGGTGAAGCCACCAGGACACAATCCAGCAGGACTGGTAGAAGGGAATCTACTGTCAGTGAGTCCAGTGACTCTCAGGGGCACTCAGGAGCCCCACAGGCACACACCGGTTCCCCCCATGGTCAGGCTGGATCTCAACATCCAGAACTGGGTTCCACAGTTAAAGGGAGACAGGGAACACATTATGGACAGTCAGAAGATTTCAGCGCACATGCCCACGCTGGCCATGGACAGGCCACCGGGACACTATCCAGTAGGACTGGTAGAAGGGAATCTGGTGGCAGTGAGTCCAGTGACACTGAAAGGCACTCAGGaatcccacaaacacacacagaatccCCACGTACTCACGCTGGATCTCAACATCCAGAGTCAGGATCCTCACTACACGGGAGAAAGGAAACTGCTCACAGACAGTCAGGAGACACTACTAGACATGCGCACTCTGGCCATGGACAAGCCACCAGGACACAATCCAGTAGGACTGGTAGAAGGGAAACTAGTGGCAGTGAGTCCAGTGACACTGAAaggcactcag GAGtcccacaggcacacacaggaTCCCCTCAAAGTCATTCTGGATCTCAACATGGAGAGTCGGGATCCTCAGTACAAGGGAGACAGGGAACTACCCATAGACAGTCAGGAGATACAGGTGGACATGTCCACTCTGGCCATGGTGAAGCCACCAGGACACAATCCAGCAGGACTGGTAGAAGGGAATCTACTGTCAGTGAGTCCAGTGACTCTCAGGGGCACTCAGGAGCCCCACAGGCACACACCGGTTCCCCCCATGGTCAGGCTGGATCTCAACATCCAGAACTGGGTTCCACAGTTAAAGGGAGACAGGGAACACATTATGGACAGTCAGAAGATTTCAGCGCACATGCCCACGCTGGCCATGGACAGGCCACCGGGACACTATCCAGTAGGACTGGTAGAAGGGAATCTGGTGGCAGTGAGTCCAGTGACACTGAAAGGCACTCAGGaatcccacaaacacacacagaatccCCACGTACTCACGCTGGATCTCAACATCCAGAGTCAGGATCCTCACTACAAGGGAGAAAGGAAACTGCTCACAGACAGTCAGGAGACACTACTAGATACGCGCACTCTGGCCATGGACAAGCCACCAGGACACAATCCAGTAGGACTGGTAGAAGGGAAACTAGTGGCAGTGAGTCCAGTGACACTGAAaggcactcaggtgtcccacaggCACACTCAGGATCCCCTCGTGGTCAGGCTGGATCTCAACATGGAGAGTCAGGGTCCTCAGCACAAGGAAGACAGGGAACTACTCATGGACAGTCAGGAGACACCACTACACATACCGAGTCTGGTCATGGACAAGCCACCAGAACACAATCCAGTAGGACTAGAAGAAGAGGATCTACTGTCAGTGAATCCAATGACACTCAGGGGCACTTAAAAGTCCCAAATGCACATGCAGGATCCCCTCAAGGTCATTCTGAATCTCAACATGGAGAGTTGGGATCAACAGTTAAAGGAAGACAGGGAACAACTCATAGACTTTCAGGAGACACCAGTGGGCATGCCCAGTCTGGCCATGGACAAGCCACCAGAACACAATCCAGTAGGACTAGAAGAAGGGGATATAGTGGCAGTGAGTCCAGTGACACTCAGGGGCATTCAGGAGTCCCACAGGTACACTCAGGATCTCCCCATGGGCAGGCTGGATCTCAACATGGAGAGTCAGATTCCACCACCAAAGAGAGACAGGAATATACTCATAAACATTCAGAGGACACCAGTGGACATGCCGAATCTGTTCATGGACAAGCTACTAGGACACAATCCAGTAGGGCTAGAAGAAGGGGATCTACTCTCAGTGAGTCCAGTGACACTCAGGGGTACTCAGGAGCCCCACAGATACACTCAGGTTCCCTCCATGGCCAGGTTGGATCTGAACATCCAGAGTCAGAATCCACAATTAAAAGGAGACAGGTCACTACTAATAGACAGTCAGAGGACACCACTGGTAATCCTTATTCTGGTCATGGACAAGCCACCAGGACAGAATCCAGTAGGAGTAAAAGAAAGGGATTTAGTGGCACTGAGTCTAGTGACACTGAAAGACATTCAGGAGTCCCACTGACCCATACAGGATCCCCTCATGGTCATACTGGATCTTTACATGGAGAGTTAGGATCCACAATTAGAAGGAGACAGGGAAGTACTCATGGACATTCAAGAGGCAACAGTGGACATTCTGGGTCCAGTCATACACAGTCACATGATACTCATAGGCTGTCTAAGGATAACATAAGTAAACAGTCACATAGCATTCATCACCAATCTAGAGTGAGTCATTCTCAATCACAACATAGTGGAAAACAAAGACATGGATCAGATCAAGGATGGAAACATGGCAGTTATGGAAGTGCAGAATATGACTATGGGCAGTCTGGGTATGGACCTTCTGGGGGCAGCAGAACAAGCAGCCGAAATTCTAGCCCTTTAAGGTCATTGGATAGAGCTGAAAACAATCAAGTGTCTACACATGGACAATCATTTTCTAGGCCTGACCATACAGGATCAAAAGCAATTGAAATAATCGGAAGACAAAGGTCAAGTCATGGACAGTCAATTGATTCCCACAATAAGTCTGGATCCAGTGTAAATAGAAGGCAGGGATCTTTTCATGGGCATTCAATAGTAAGTCATGAATCATCAATTGACACCCATGTTCAATTTGGAAGGGAGGGATCTACTACTCGTAGGCAGTCAAGCAACCATTCTGTATCCAGCCATGGACAATTCATATCAGCTCGCAGCCATCCAGAGTCTAATTCAACCTTAAGGCAGGATTTTCATAGTGATAATAAAGAGCATTCAGAAGATTGGGGGAAACAGATTCATGAACCATCAGGATCTAGGCATGGACAGTCTGAATTCAATATTATTAGTATCCATAGATCCAACCAGCAGCATTTGGCAGATACAACTTCTCATGAGCAGGTAAGATACAACACATGTTTAGTAAGACAGGGATCAAGTAATAGAAAATCAGGGGACATCCAGGGTCAATCTGGATTCAGCACTAATGAAAGCCGAGTAGATAGCCATGACCAATCAAGTGACAGCTATGGGAAGTCAAGTAATAGCAGAAGTCAAGGAATCATTTTCAGTCACTCTCATGATAGCCAAGACCCTGCAGGAATTGAAGAATATGGTCCAACCATGTGGAGTGGGGACAGGCAAAAGCAAGGTCCCGAATCAAGTTTATTTAGAAGCACCAGAATATATAGTCAAAATGTGGATGATAAGCAGACAAGAAACACTGAGGCCAGAGGTTGCCATAAAAGGGAGAGAACAGACTCAGGTTCCTGTTATTTAGATAGCAACACTCCACTCTATGAATATGTCCAAGAACAAAGGTGTTATTACATTGAATAA